AGCATAATTACCTGAAAGTTATACTTAGGTAATAAGTAATTGTACTTAGCTACATCCCACAACTGGAGACGTCATAACAGACATGTAGGATATAAAAAAGACCTAAAATCAATTTGCTACAGGAATGTCGGTAGGTCTACAGGCAAAATAATTGCACTCACAGCAGCTCAGACGAACCAAAATGGAGTCAGCCCAGAAGCAAACAACaatttcaacaacaacaaaaagacgtGGGAAAATACCAACCATTGGATGCTGAGCTGAGCAGAACCAAGACAAATGCGGCGGCGCAGACTAGAGCCCCAGACGACCCCATTGTAGCCTACACTTGGTAGTGCCTGTCCTGATTCAACTTTTGTCCCGCTGCTGGCTGTCCAAACACGAGCAGAGGCCAAGAAAGCACGCTCGGCGGGGCAGTGCACAGACGGGTCCGTTAATTGGTCCTACAGAGGCTAATGTGCTGTCGGTGGACCGGGGCACAAACCGTTTTTATGGTTGTtgtgggaggggggggttaGGCGGAGTgaggaaaagagggagggaaggaagttTTTTCAACATGAGTCATAGGTGATCTGTTCAAATCCTGCTGTTAGGAAATGATAAACACTTTTTTAGTTAAAGGGCACTGAGCCTGAGTTCGTGTCAACATGAGttcttcattcttttttttttttattcaggcTGGCTGTTAAACAATTAACTCTAATCACTAATTTCTCTGCCATTGAGCCCATGTCTATAAACAATGTCTATAACCAATCTAATTTTGGTGGAATTCCCCTTTAACAAAAATgttctattttattttgccaAAGATCCAACTAATGAAACAGCTACCATTTACTGTGAGTCAGATGTTTACTTGGCTTTAATGCCTTTGCATAAGGCTGTGGATCCACGTGTGGATCACAGTTCCTGTGTATACATAAATAATTGATTACAGTTTTACTAAAACTCTGTCATAGTGTGACCTTAAAGGGATTACTCCAGTGATTTTGCACTTCCATGAGGATGATGGActgtagattaaaaaaaaaaagaatatttctCATCAAAGCAGCAGAGCCTGATATATCCTGATATATAGGTCAAGAAAAGACAGGAtgctacatttcccataatgcaaaaCATTAGTTGATTTCATGAGACCCTCCCTGCTCATGTCTTTAAAATAAACACCCCATGTTTGTAACACAAAATTGtaacacatttttaacaaaatCAGTGGAGTGGTCCTTTAAATACTTGACAgcatatatattttgatatacttAGTTTTTagtaaaacactgaaaaaagatTCGACAAAATGAATATGGATatgatttaaaatattttacaacaaATAAAAGCATCAAGATAATGCTGTTTGTTACCTTGAATTCGATCAATATCACCCACTGTGTTTGTgagttattgtttgtttgtcgAGAGATACTAAAAACCTTAAATCCCTTGTTATCTCAGGCTGAGTTTGAGTCCAGGGTTATTGTGTCCTCACAGATTCCAGTCTGGTAGACTGACTGTGACCTCTTCACAATCCCTCCCACCATGTTCTCctgtaagaaaaataaataaataaaaaatagccaAATCAGACCAGAGAAGAACTCCCTGTGAAGCTGTATGCTGTAATGTAATGAGTTCCCACAGTTTCAGTTTGCACTCTAGAGGCCACAGCTTAAACTGGGAGGATTAGACTGCCTTTGCTGCTCTGCCCACAGCTCTTTCTCATCATAAACAGTGAATATTAGGATCAAAGTTTTCGGTTGGTGGTGGTGAATGATGGGAGTCCAGAAACTGTACAGAAGTGTTTGTCCCGGGTAGAAATTCCCCCGAGAGGTCAGAGAGTAAATAGTGGCAAACAAACCCAGTGGGGCTGCAATGCACTCCTTCAAATATTCATCCTTGAAAAAGAGATCTGTGGTTTGTCTTGAAAGTATTGCGACAACGCAACAAATTTTGCTTCCTTTAAGGCTGCTGAAAACAGGTTTTTATTATGCGCATGAGTTGACACTACAGACAATTTCTAGCGGTTTTCCtttacttttttcactttttaaattgCTCAATAACATTTAACGTCTCCATGAATGTTACAGGTCCAAAACAGCAAAAGTATCTTAGcacataagaaaaaaagaagaaaccaCAGGAGAGGAAATTAAAACGGGTTACTGTGGGTTCATTAGCTGCCACCAATGGGGAAATGGtaattaaataaacagaaacagaacAACTTTGTGCAGAACGTTGTTCTGTGGTTGTTCTCTCTTCAACAGAAACAACATCACAACAGGAATTGTTTACCTGATGTCTTTCCAAACCAGACTGAAATATGAAAGCAAAAATCACGGCATGTAGAAAGTTGCTTTTcaacaaacactcacacacagaaggAGATAGAAACAGAACTAGAACTAGCTTTTTAGCATGACTGGAGGTACATATCACAAAACATctatgtatcttttttttttaggaaaactATTTACCAGACCCAATTGACTCACAGTCTTCTAATTTCCTTCCTCCTAACTTGGTTAGCAACAGTTTTTGTCTATGACAACCTGATAACAACTTTCCACTGCTAAAGGGTCACCCACAAtgattaatattttctttttgttcaatGCTGCAGCACCCGCTCCACAGGTACCTGGATGTTCTCTAATATGATACTGAGAATGATATATCATGCTTATCACTTTACAGCTATGTCTGCTATGAATAAACGGTTTTTTGTTGAGTTCAGGATTTGTCTTATCATAACATAACAGAATCTTTTTTCCATGCATGTCTCAGTCTTACTCAACTGTTTGTATTAGATAGTTTACAAAAGACAAATATAGTTACCACATGTACTTGGTTTCCCAACCTCGTTTATTAAAAGATTTACATGGAATTATCTTCATCATAATCTCAGCTGTTCCAGGAACAGAGAGGACTACATCCGGACATACAGTACTTAATGCTGAAACCTCTCATCATTATATCTTTACTTATGGCTTTAGTCAAAGatatgtaaacaaaacaaaacatacaatatgtaacttaatctgaaaaaaaaggaaaagtttgCACACGGAGGAAGAGACTTCTACTGTACCTCTCACACTTTAAATTCAATTTCTACATTTAATGCAACAAATTTTCAAGCTCAAAAGACATACAAGCCTGTGAGGATTTATTTAAACACAAAGGATAACATTTGAGAGGTACTGCTGCTTTGTAGGACTTATCAACCTGAGGAGAGACATTTCTCTACAGACGTACAGATACAAAGAAGCAGGTTGTCTCTTGTTTTCTGGGTGTGTTTAACACTGATGTAAATAACATACACCCAATATTTCCTGTTTTGAAGGGAGAATGTATTATGCAATATATTAACCTTTAAATATGTATGTAATATGTGGGTGCAGGCTATTTTGCTTGGAGGACTGAGAgatctattttatttttctatttgtactgtatatatttatttctaaagaTAGATTTTGGTTGGACTACCTTTTTAAGTTTCAGTTGACAACGATTGTGTCCTGCCTCTTTGAATCTCTGTCTGACACACTGTGACACACAGTAACTGTGACTCACAAGGGCACATCCTGAGAGAAAATGAATACCGTACCTCACTGGCAATGTGCTGTCAAAGAACAACAATTTCCCTGGTATAATCAAAATAGTTTTAAGCTATCAAAATATTGAAATGTACGTTCGACACAATCTACCAAAAAAGCTCTGCTGGAATTCATGTAATACTTAACACGCTATGATTACTGTGCTTTTCTCATTTACTGTCATTATTAGAAAAATAGATTCTGTCAGGAAGTAATTATGAGACTTGAaataatgtgtgaatgtgtgtctttgCATATTCTAGTGAATCATCAGTGAATGGTTCCCGGCAGCAGCTCTGCCTCAGAGGCGAACAGCTCCTTGTAGAGTGGAGGGAAAAGAGAGTGAGCAGTGAGCGGGTAACGCTGACTGAACCAGCGCAGCTTCTCCATGTGCAGACTGCACAGTGAACGCAACACTGCCATCCTCTGGTACAGCTGCAGGgaggacacagacacagtcagacaTCCACTCTTTACTACAGTGACAAACACGCAGGTCAAAGAATAATATATTTGGATAAAGTAATTAAAGGGAAAGTATCTGCTCTGTACCTTGTGCATTAGACTTTCTTGGTTGTCTCGGTGTAGAATGTGTGTGAGTCCAAACTCCACGCTTCTTTGCACTCGCTGAACTTTTCCTCTGTCCTCCAAACATGGACGATctgcacagaaaaacaaaaaaagcaaagggggatTTATTTTAACACCTTACTGTAAACTCAAATCGTTCTACATATGTGTGAATAGTCCTTGTTCACTGTGTGGCCTGTTAAAATGACCATGCCTACTAACAGCCACTGGGGGGCAGAAAGGTTATTTGTGTGGAATGGATGGAGAAAACCACAGGGCCAAATGTGATGGAAAAGATGCTAAAAGGAGGACTTGTACGTGTATTTTGGCAATAcaaattttatgtttttgtaatattgattaaaaatgtaatttggttAATTTGGACCAAAATGAAtaaactacattttcaaaatgttagcTTTTTGGTCTCAAAGATGACCACAGTATCTGATAACATAGACCAGGCTAAATCCTGCAGAACAAGGAAAGAAAAATCTGCTTCCAAAAggtaaacaaaatgaaatggaTGTTGCCTGATGAAGAGTTCAAAGACAGAAATATGTTGCTTATCCTGCTGGTAACCAACTGTGACTACTGTAGTGTCTTCACACTTTTATATGTTTCAAAACTGAGGAATAACATGCAACATAATTGAGAGACAGGTGAGCTGATCTTACCTGTGTTGATCAGCACCAGAGCACTGAAGAGAGCGATTTGCTGATCGGTGAGCTTTAGAGCACACATACCGTGAGCAAAGTCAAACACCGCTGTGATTAAATCACCACATGCTGCAAGAAAAGAAACCACAGAGCACTGATAAACCaccatatatgtatatattgtgCTCACTGCACAAATGGTATTAGAACTGCCTTTGCGCTTCAGGTTGGAGCAACGTGGAGAGAAATCCTCACCCAAAGACTTGAAGACTTCAGCTCCAGCAAATTTCCCATCGAAGAAGACTGTGTTGTTCTCTGTGTTGAAGAAGCGGCTCATCCTGACCAAAACTACCTCCATGGAGCCTGAGTGAAGATAAAGGATTTGTTAAAAGAGATTAAAATCATTTTAGCTTGGGATTGAAGGTGACACTGACTTCTTGTAAGTGGCAGGTAAACTCACCAGTCTTCAGGAGAGCAATCTGGTCGTTCTGGCTGAGCATACGGAAGCCTGGGATGTGTTTCGCGAACTCCACAACATACTGCACGGCATCAGTCAGTCGGATGGCGCAGTGCTGCCACATATCATCCACCGACTGGGAGTGAGAATAAGATTGTTGAGGGGGGGGGTTATTTCAACATAATGTTCCAATCAACCAAAAAAGGGACTTAAACTTGAAATCATCCCACATAAACACATCCTCACTCTCTTGTCTACTGATTTACCGTAGcacatttctgtattttatgtcttatttactgtaattatatattattatagcaTATGTGCTGCTGAAAAGCAAATTTTGGAGGACTAACAAAGTAATTAACTTTAAATTGAACATCCTGTGTGATcaaagagggagaagaagaggagaggggaAGTCATAAAAGTTTTCTCAGTTTTCTGTTTGACTAATCAAAAGTAGGCTCAGCTTCAAGCCATCTGAAAtggcatgttttgttttgagaCTGAGTGAGGTCACACAAATGCAAGAGGAAGTTTGAGAAGCAAAAAACAGTCATCAGGTTGGTATACTTTGCTCTGGTAGGCTTGGATCTCCTCTCTGCTAAACAGTTTCCATCTGAGAGCCTGCAGCTCCTCCATTCTGTACTTGCTGGTCTCTCTGTGGGAACGCACAATGCTGGCACACAGCTCATCTGAaacggaaaaaaaagaaacacttgtaaacattaaaaatacaacAGAACTTTATTCAAGTTAGCCCACATTGTTGTTTGTTCACCTATGTTTCTCAGAGAGTGAGGATAGAGGCTGTAAGGATCCTCCAGAGGATTGTAGGGGTGAATCCCCACGAGATCATGAGATGGCTGTCTGGAGTCAAATTCTGACATgaggaaaaaagaagacaaataaGAAATAAGCAGAGGAGGACGAAGGGAACAGCACACAGTGACGTGTGTACACACATGAGCGCCTCACCTCTTATGTCGGGGTGTCCACTGTTGTCCCCCCTTCCCTGGGATCTCGATGTGGGAGACACACCTGAGCCTCGGTAGATCATACCCGACACCTGCGTCTCATTCGGGGAACACACCAGGTAAGGGTGAACATCAGCGGTGTAGGACAGCAGCTCGGCCCCCCCGGTGAAGGAGTAGGCTGAGGCCATGGGCTGAAGGAGCTGTGGGGAGCAGTCTTGACGAGCCTTGGTGGGGAAGGACAAGAGAGACTGGGCGTCTCcctgaagctgctgctgctgctgctgctgctgctgctgctgtcggtGCCTCTCCACTTCAGCGATCAGAGAGTCCCGCTGACGTTTGGACATCCGTCCAAACTTAACCGCTGAGGAGGACAAAAAAATTAACACATAAAAATAACCAAATGCTGTGAATGAAGAAtacagtttgtgtgtctgtgacggtgtgtttgtgtctcaccATCTCTGCTCATGCCCTGGTCTAAGCACTTCTGCAGGCGGCAGTGTTGGCAGCGGTTGCGGCTGGCCCGGTCGATCTGACAATTGTTCTGCCTGGAGCAGGAGTAGGATACGGTAGGCAGCTGGCTACGCCGGAAAAATCCCTGAGGGTATGGCATGGTTAACAGAGCCCAACAGAAAGAGGATTTTTGAGGCATATACAAATATTGATATTTAAgacttacaaaaatgtaatgatCACACATCAGCCATTAGTATGTATAGTAGGTCTACAGTATTCTTTATTACATAAAACACATAATATACAAGTTTAAAGTTTTGCTTTGAAAGCTCTGATGAACAAACTATGTCACAGGACATTGTTTCTAAATTACCTCAAACATATATTTGACATGTCTATGCTCACATTTCTTGTTACTTATCAGTTGAAATATACAATTATTGGCCAATATATTGGTTAGCTCTTACTGTTAggggaatagttcaacattttgggaactaTGCTCATTTGccttcttgctgagagttagatgaaaaggCTGATACCACTCTCATCTGTTCAGTGTGAAGCTGGAGCCAGAaaccggttagcttagcttaggtTACCATCtcaggaggaaacagctagTCTGGTTCTGGCAACCAGCAAGAAACTCCAAGAATTAACTGCACCCGGTCAAGAAATAGTCCGACACATAACCCTCACTAAAACCACATCATGTTGTTGTTACAATTCATCTTTTtctacagattaaacaaacacaatATAACGTGTTGATTAATGACCTTTAGATGTGCTGGTAGGTAGATTTCATacctttagacagagccaggctagctgcatccccccccccaccccccctttccgattttttttctactaagataagctaacaggctgctagctgtagcttcatattgaaTGGACGGACATGAGAATGATATaaatcttcttatctaactctctgAAGTGTATTTTCTGCTCCTTTAATACTgataagttgtgtgtgtgtgtgtgtgtgtgtgtgtttgtacagtaAGTATGTGTTGCATACTGCCATCTCACCTTGCAGCCCTCACAAGTGATGACTCCATAATGCACTCCAGAGGATTTATCACCGCAGATCTTACACGGGATAACTTCAATCTGAGctgaacaaacagaaataaaaacagttatttCTCTTCTACTTTCCTCCACACAGGTGCCGCTTCACACTCACTCAGATAATACAATACTGAACAGGATATAAAAAGCTAAAATGTCTTTTATGTTCTATGAATAATATTATAGAATTCATTATGTTTTCTGATTCATAAATCATTTCAATATCCAATGAAATATCATAGAAGTAAAATATGCCATAATGACACAGCATATTTTTACCCAATGAAGTCAACTGGAAAGCGATTCCCACTGTGAGAACTTCAGTCTGCTGTACTTCCCCTTAAACATATATCAATTGTTGTGTTGAGTGAACCAAAGGTATTTTCCTCTCAAACACCTCTTGTGTTAATAATAAAGAACAAAATAACCACAAAAAATTCTGAGGACGTGGAATATTTTCAAATGGAGAAAGGCGGAGAATACGAAGGTGTCAACCTCAGAGTCCTTTTAAGTGGTTGACTGGCTTCTCTTTCACTGTGACTGTCCCTCTTTCATGTCATTTCTTACTTTGTGAATCCTTCTCTGTCTCGCTCATAAAGGACACAGCTGCCAGTAATGCACTCTCTCTACCTTCATCACTGCCAGTAACGGGCCACCCCCCTCTCGCCTCCCCCCGTGCCCCTGATCTCTGCGAGCTCTCACGCCCCTCAGTCTTTTGCTTAGTGGTGATTTTTGTCAGAATCATTTGATCCATTGAAGTATTAGAAATGTCTAAAACCCTGTGTTGGGGACAGGTGTGAACAGTTGTATAGTATGTCCTGACAAACCAATAAAATGTTACTGGGTATAATtcacattatttataatttattatatGACATTTAAGAAAAGTCTCATTAAATAATGACACACATTCAGGAAGAGGAGCGTAACGTATTGTCATTTTCATACTTAATAATCTCTCCTTTTATCTATTCCTGTcaccttctctctcttccttgcACAAATGCACTGAAGGTGCGAGACGAGCTCTCGTCTGATGCTTATATACAGTAGTATTTGCGTTTCCGTGCATAACTGTGTCACATTTTCTCAcgagtgtgtgttagtgtgtcagtgtgtgcccTCTTTATCTGGTGCCACAGGGATCAACTGAAGGCTCCTGAGGAGCACAGCCGGTCTAAGGTGAAATAGACTTTTTAAATGCACACGTAGAGTACAAGCATGTGCGATGAAGCAGAAATGAGAGATGAgattgctgcagctgctgctgccaaTAGAGATGATCGACCTCAAGATTCACCATGATAAGGATTAGAGTATTTTACAAATTCATTGAGATACTGACACTGTAAAAGATGACTGGATTATTTGGTTTTTAATAAACTCAACAGAAACCTTTCCCGCAAGATAAATATCATATCATTTAAAGTCATCAGATAAAGTCACTGAGCTGTGACTATGATTGTGTTTCTATCTGTAGTGCAGGATAGGCAGAGAGAACATGAGTGGTCTCTGTATTTTTTCTACGCTATTTCACTTCTGATTGTGAACCTCAAACAACAGGAAATCCATTGTGACCCACAACCTTTCACTGATCACGcacatagtcacacacacaaacacacacagcaatcaCAATGCTCCTCCATCAACTTTCCACGCAATCATAGATTTGATAATTCTTTATAAGACAACCTACCGACACAGCACAGTGTCGAAAGCAGGATCAAGTTAATAAATCATCTTTTTTGGTGAcaaactctaaaaaaaaaaaacacctgcagaacagggactcTACCTTTGATTGGCCTGAGAGTTTTAAGACAccagtatataatatatggaAATTAACTTAGCAGCAGATaaacaaaacagattttattatgGTCTCACCTTGTTATCTCCAGCCACAGGCTAAGATAAATCAAACCCagcatctccgtgtgtgtgtgtgtgtgtgtgtgtgtgtgtgtgtgtgtgtgtgtgtgtgagagtgagtaaTAGATAGAATACTGAAAAAGAACTAGAACACCTTTATTTCTTCCATTAGTGTTTTTATCAGTGACAGAGAAGGGTTCTTTGTTTGTAGCAGCCAACATGGCTGAAAGACAGTGCTTGTTTTACAAATACATGGAAGTTTAATCtaaaatttaactttttttactgGCAAATGCTTAACGTACTGTATATTGGTTTAGCTTCATGTGGTAGGCCTGCTCAACCCCTGAGCATGACCCAATTAAGAAGGTTAACAATATATTTCTACAGTCAATCTCATGTGCTCAATTCAGTAATGAAGATTAATTTTGTTTTCCAGTCTACCAAGTAGCACTATTTACTTTAGTTGCATTATGTCATTGTTTACAATATCTCTTGACAAACCCTCAACATTTTATATTTCCACTGCCTTTCAGTAACACCGTACAATATGAAACTAACCATAAACACACCACACAAAGCTGCATTACATCTTCATACTGAAGAGAGACCAgacatttaaacaaaacaaccGATCCAATAGATTTCAAGTGTTTATCCTAAAATCAATGCATTATGTGCGAGATGATGTTCAGAAGTAAAGATGTGTAGTGCAGTGGTGGAAATGTTCTGGTTTGGgttgtcaaaataaaagaatgCCACCTCCCACGCTTCCGCATATACCAGGACACTGCTGTGCAGAGATGGACTGATTTACATCTTTTGATCAAGTTTTAGAGTGATCAATGAAAAACGAAGCACATTTTGTCAGAGTCGCCGTACAAACAACGAAAGCTTCCGTGTATAACGGCAAACAGACACTATGAAACATTCAATGTTTCTCATCAGTGTTATAACTTCCTGCTGAATGCTGGACAATAACTTTGGTTCTCAATTTTTATAATTCTTGTCAAGCTAGATGACAAGACAAAGTAAAGAGTACTACCTCGTAATGTGAGAAATCACAGAACAAGCCTGAAAAGGCGAAAAAGAGTCATCAATATGTATCATTTAAAATATACTGAGGAAATCatatataaagaaaagaaaatgtaaggAAAGTTTTAATCTCTGAATTACAAGCTAGAAAGAGTTCATTTCagtttgtggtgtgtgtgtgtgtgtgtgtgtgtgtgtgtgtgacacaaatTGCCACCAAATTTTTCTGTCACAGCCTAAAACAACCTGTCAGCAGTCTGGTCTTTGCACTGTAAACGGACAAAAAACCTAAACTTTCCTCTGACGGAAGCTTACCTTTGTTACATACGCAAGCAAGAGTGCAAACAAACTTTGTTTACACACCTCACTCAAACGgcgcacaaacaaacacacacacacacacacacacacacacacacacacacacacacacacacacacacacacacacaaacatgttattAAACCTCGGTCAGGAGGATTATACACAATTTATGatccttttattttttgacaacaCCACTGCAAGTTAAATGTTTTTACGAcacataaaataatttaaatcataattcatgtcattattattgataataaagaaagcttttttgttgttgtcgcAATCTTCTGTAATTTAtataaattatactttaaagatTTAAATTGAGTGACTTGCCGAGGCAAGATGTTTGCATCATTCATCATCACTTAGGTAATACCAAGACCACACTAAACAGATTTTATAGTGTATCAAATGTATATGGAAGAAAGTAAATTGTGATATCTTGGTAattaacaaaatatatgcaTACTACTAATATAAAAAATGCATGCTTTTCTCATTACAAATACAGTAAATTAAAGGTAAATGTCATACCAAATCCAACTTTAGATTAATTGGCCCTGCCGTGCAGAGCagaaaacaaactttaaaagcTCTAAAGatggcgcccagatagctcagttggtagagtgggcagccatgtgtagaggtttacacctcgacgcagcggacccgggttcgattccggcCTGcagacctttgctgcatgtcattccccctctctctcccctttcacttcttcagctgtcctataattaaaggcctaaaatgcccaaaaaaataatctttaaaaaaaaaaaaaaaaaaaaaaagctctaaagATTACTTACTGAAGCTAAATTAAAATATGCCTGTCCGAATGAATTTCCTTTACAAGAAGAAATGCTTTGAGAATATCTTGATCCTAACTATAACCTGTAAATAAGGATCTAagacaaaacttaaaaaaaagagagaaacaaacagaaagaaaaataactATTGCTCATCAGATTAAATTAAAGTTATGAGATAAGAAGTATTTCATACCACCCTTCTGTATTGAATATTTTGTTACTACTAATTTCTGGTTACATATATTTTAATGCTGACTGCAGGTCTACAGGTCTTTATGTTTTTGAATCAAACTGTGCTGGCTGTAACATAAATGTGAGAACTCAGTAAGCGTTTCATTCATTATTTGAAGACAACAACATAGTGAGAACAACTACCTACAGTAACTTATCTGAGAAAAACGAAATTGTCAAAGCTGATCTGAACACCCATTAGCATCAGATTTACCATATTTTACTTTGAAGCTGAACTTGGGTGGGGGGGTTAAGAGGTAATGTTTTGACAGTAGCAAAGGGTGAATCAGCTCAAgtgttgtatttcttttaccATATTTTGGAGGGGAATGTGTCACCTGCGATTTTGATGTTAGCTTTGATCTAAAGCCAACCGCTTTTGCTGCTTTGGAAGTGCAGAGGAACAAGGAAATCCTTTCTGATAAAGAAACTGTAAGAATCTACACAGCAATCTCccgaaaacaacaacaaagccaTACAAAATGTATGTGTGAGAAAATTCTGACAGCATCAAGTGAGTGTGTAACACCAGAGAATTAGATAATGAAAGGTTTACTGCTGAATTGAACACACAAAAAGTTATATTGTCAGCAATGGGAgcttccttttctctttttcatgcaCACGGTATCCACACACAGCTGC
This window of the Perca flavescens isolate YP-PL-M2 chromosome 6, PFLA_1.0, whole genome shotgun sequence genome carries:
- the rorc gene encoding nuclear receptor ROR-alpha A isoform X1 codes for the protein MEYEEPDVPPADNPIKRGGAVFKKTHLTQIEVIPCKICGDKSSGVHYGVITCEGCKGFFRRSQLPTVSYSCSRQNNCQIDRASRNRCQHCRLQKCLDQGMSRDAVKFGRMSKRQRDSLIAEVERHRQQQQQQQQQQQLQGDAQSLLSFPTKARQDCSPQLLQPMASAYSFTGGAELLSYTADVHPYLVCSPNETQVSGMIYRGSGVSPTSRSQGRGDNSGHPDIREFDSRQPSHDLVGIHPYNPLEDPYSLYPHSLRNIDELCASIVRSHRETSKYRMEELQALRWKLFSREEIQAYQSKSVDDMWQHCAIRLTDAVQYVVEFAKHIPGFRMLSQNDQIALLKTGSMEVVLVRMSRFFNTENNTVFFDGKFAGAEVFKSLACGDLITAVFDFAHGMCALKLTDQQIALFSALVLINTDRPCLEDRGKVQRVQRSVEFGLTHILHRDNQESLMHKLYQRMAVLRSLCSLHMEKLRWFSQRYPLTAHSLFPPLYKELFASEAELLPGTIH
- the rorc gene encoding nuclear receptor ROR-alpha A isoform X2, which produces MEYEEPDVPPADNPIKRAQIEVIPCKICGDKSSGVHYGVITCEGCKGFFRRSQLPTVSYSCSRQNNCQIDRASRNRCQHCRLQKCLDQGMSRDAVKFGRMSKRQRDSLIAEVERHRQQQQQQQQQQQLQGDAQSLLSFPTKARQDCSPQLLQPMASAYSFTGGAELLSYTADVHPYLVCSPNETQVSGMIYRGSGVSPTSRSQGRGDNSGHPDIREFDSRQPSHDLVGIHPYNPLEDPYSLYPHSLRNIDELCASIVRSHRETSKYRMEELQALRWKLFSREEIQAYQSKSVDDMWQHCAIRLTDAVQYVVEFAKHIPGFRMLSQNDQIALLKTGSMEVVLVRMSRFFNTENNTVFFDGKFAGAEVFKSLACGDLITAVFDFAHGMCALKLTDQQIALFSALVLINTDRPCLEDRGKVQRVQRSVEFGLTHILHRDNQESLMHKLYQRMAVLRSLCSLHMEKLRWFSQRYPLTAHSLFPPLYKELFASEAELLPGTIH